One part of the Ignavibacteriales bacterium genome encodes these proteins:
- a CDS encoding TonB-dependent receptor has protein sequence MQRVLRKRSHPRRYVVFLFLTSMAAIGPPAFSQAAIDQGRIRGTVTDSSNGQPIPYANVVLRGTALGSSTNSSGFYHISSVPPGTYVLMVSQVGFRTKEHTVTVRENQILQKDIQLSATVIEKEEMLVVGERPARPNEANLGLQKISTKEIAMVPPGVESDIFRVLQSNPGVATTSDISARYYVRGGGSDQNLVLLNGATVYSPFHTLGIFSVVDPEMVSLLEFHEGGFPPSYGGRLSSILNVVTRDGNRNRFQETANATLLAGKVALEGPISGGSFLVTGRKSWYASVMKHYLRNQDSPFDFYDLSWKLSYANPDIDENSRFAFHGFLSGDQVINDDPFQENYLIRNRILGLNWHKIWSTPLYSVVSISYSGFDAELYPNLSQAKPRKNRVSDFTADWDFTYLYDSKDEFVFGWQNKFLSTSLELQNLYGKKLSVDQHGVDLSAYADYRFYRWDNIGFTIGIRFKLVAVSEYRPLLYELRGSLTYRLTPSVSFKGSFGWYSQEMTTLSDESELISVFEPWVITPNYLNSARAAHFSLGMKTQWRDDLTTELVGYFKPIANLVDINERKFTEKDRDFVNVDGESYGLELLTLYQPGRMYAKIGYALSWAFKVRNGVWYFPRYDIRHAMNVLVGYELGSGWQTSATWSVHSGMPFTPIAGYYDRVDFEPWSSNYDRGSVEPSTVWGSRNSARLPAYHRLDLSLSRKFQIENANITAGISLINVYDNKNVFYFNRDTGKAVYMLRILPSVSLKVEL, from the coding sequence GTATGCAAATGTCGTCCTCCGGGGAACAGCACTCGGTTCCTCCACGAATTCGTCCGGGTTCTATCACATCTCCTCTGTCCCGCCCGGCACGTACGTGTTGATGGTCTCCCAGGTCGGATTTCGTACAAAGGAGCACACGGTTACTGTACGCGAAAACCAGATCCTCCAGAAAGATATTCAGCTTTCGGCAACGGTCATCGAAAAAGAGGAGATGCTTGTTGTCGGAGAGAGACCGGCGCGCCCGAATGAAGCGAACCTTGGTCTGCAGAAGATCTCGACAAAGGAAATTGCCATGGTGCCGCCGGGAGTCGAGTCGGACATTTTCCGTGTGTTGCAGTCAAATCCGGGAGTGGCCACAACAAGCGATATCAGCGCCCGCTATTACGTGCGCGGCGGCGGAAGCGACCAGAACCTCGTTCTTCTGAATGGCGCAACTGTGTACAGTCCCTTTCATACGCTGGGGATCTTCAGCGTTGTGGACCCTGAAATGGTCTCGCTGCTCGAATTCCACGAAGGTGGGTTCCCTCCATCATACGGGGGGAGACTCTCCTCTATATTGAACGTTGTGACGCGGGATGGAAACCGGAACCGCTTCCAGGAGACGGCGAATGCAACACTGCTCGCCGGCAAGGTAGCGTTGGAAGGCCCTATTTCGGGAGGCTCTTTTCTGGTGACGGGGAGGAAGAGCTGGTACGCTTCGGTGATGAAACACTATCTGAGAAACCAGGACTCTCCGTTTGATTTCTATGACCTGTCCTGGAAGCTGAGTTACGCGAATCCGGACATCGACGAAAACAGCCGGTTCGCTTTTCACGGATTTCTGAGCGGCGACCAGGTGATCAACGACGACCCGTTTCAGGAAAACTACCTGATCCGCAACAGGATCCTGGGTTTGAACTGGCACAAGATATGGTCGACTCCGCTCTACTCCGTGGTGTCAATTTCGTACAGCGGATTTGATGCCGAACTGTATCCGAACCTGAGCCAGGCCAAACCGCGGAAAAACCGCGTGTCGGATTTCACGGCAGACTGGGACTTCACCTATTTGTATGACAGCAAAGATGAATTCGTGTTCGGGTGGCAGAACAAATTTCTTTCAACGTCGCTGGAATTGCAGAACCTGTACGGGAAAAAACTCTCGGTCGACCAGCACGGTGTGGACCTGAGCGCGTACGCTGACTACAGGTTCTATCGGTGGGACAATATCGGGTTTACGATCGGCATCCGGTTCAAGCTCGTTGCGGTCTCGGAGTATCGCCCGCTCCTCTACGAACTCCGCGGGAGTTTAACATATCGGTTGACACCCTCGGTTTCGTTCAAAGGGTCATTCGGATGGTACTCACAGGAAATGACGACGCTCTCTGATGAGAGCGAACTGATTTCCGTTTTTGAGCCCTGGGTGATCACACCCAATTACCTCAACTCCGCCCGCGCAGCCCATTTCTCGCTGGGGATGAAAACGCAATGGAGAGATGATTTGACGACGGAACTCGTTGGGTACTTCAAACCCATCGCAAACCTCGTTGATATCAATGAGAGAAAATTCACCGAGAAGGACCGGGATTTCGTGAATGTCGACGGGGAGTCGTACGGTCTCGAATTGCTCACATTGTACCAGCCCGGCAGAATGTATGCCAAGATCGGATATGCGCTGAGCTGGGCGTTCAAGGTTAGAAACGGAGTATGGTACTTCCCGAGGTACGACATACGTCATGCGATGAATGTGCTTGTAGGGTATGAACTCGGATCCGGTTGGCAGACGAGCGCGACGTGGTCCGTCCATTCAGGTATGCCCTTTACACCGATCGCCGGGTACTATGATCGGGTCGATTTCGAACCCTGGTCTTCCAACTATGATAGAGGAAGTGTGGAGCCGTCCACAGTTTGGGGAAGCAGAAACTCAGCACGGCTTCCGGCCTACCACCGCCTTGACCTCAGTCTCAGCAGAAAATTCCAGATCGAGAACGCGAACATCACGGCTGGAATCAGCCTCATCAATGTCTACGACAACAAGAACGTCTTCTATTTCAACCGTGACACGGGAAAAGCAGTGTATATGCTACGGATTCTTCCCTCCGTTTCGTTGAAGGTCGAATTATGA